The following are encoded in a window of Cucurbita pepo subsp. pepo cultivar mu-cu-16 chromosome LG12, ASM280686v2, whole genome shotgun sequence genomic DNA:
- the LOC111807143 gene encoding gibberellin receptor GID1B-like, with amino-acid sequence MQRVVPLNTWVLISNFKLAYTILRRSDGTFNRELAEYLERKVPANVNPVDGVFSFDNVDRASGLLNRVYQPAPDNEARWGIIDLEKPLSMSKVVPVILFFHGGSFAHSSANSAIYDTFCRRIVSVCKAVVVSVNYRRSPEYRYPCAYEDGWTALKWVKSKKWLQSGKDSKVHVYLAGDSSGGNIAHHVAARAAEEDIEVLGNILLHPMFGGEKRTESEKKLDGKYFVTIQDRDWYWKAYLPEGEDRDHPACNIFGPKAKSLEGINFPKSLVVVAGLDLMQDWQLAYVQGLKDSGHDVKLLFLEKATIGFYFLPNNEHFYCLMEEIDHFINP; translated from the coding sequence ATGCAGAGGGTTGTTCCTTTGAACACATGGGTGCTCATATCCAATTTCAAGCTAGCTTACACCATCCTCCGCCGCTCTGATGGCACTTTCAACCGTGAGTTAGCGGAGTATCTCGAGCGCAAAGTTCCAGCCAATGTGAATCCAGTTGATGGGGTTTTCTCATTCGATAATGTCGATCGAGCTTCTGGCCTTCTCAACCGAGTTTATCAGCCAGCCCCAGATAATGAAGCTCGCTGGGGCATCATTGATCTTGAGAAGCCTCTAAGCATGTCAAAAGTTGTACCTGTCATCCTGTTTTTTCATGGTGGGAGCTTTGCTCATTCATCAGCCAACAGTGCTATTTACGACACCTTTTGCCGCCGTATCGTAAGTGTCTGCAAGGCGGTTGTTGTCTCGGTTAACTACCGTCGATCGCCTGAATATCGATATCCATGTGCATATGAAGATGGCTGGACTGCACTCAAATGGGtgaaatcaaagaaatggCTTCAAAGTGGGAAGGATTCCAAGGTTCATGTGTATTTAGCTGGTGATAGTTCTGGTGGCAACATAGCTCATCATGTTGCAGCAAGGGCAGCTGAGGAAGACATTGAAGTATTAGGCAACATACTTCTTCACCCGATGTTCGGGGGCGAAAAGAGAACCGAATCAGAGAAGAAACTCGACGGTAAATACTTCGTAACCATTCAAGACAGAGATTGGTACTGGAAAGCTTATCTCCCTGAAGGAGAAGACAGAGATCACCCAGCTTGTAACATTTTTGGCCCCAAAGCCAAAAGCCTAGAGGGAATCAACTTCCCAAAAAGTCTCGTCGTTGTCGCCGGTCTGGACCTGATGCAAGATTGGCAACTCGCATATGTGCAAGGCCTGAAAGACTCCGGCCACGACGTGAAACTTCTCTTCCTCGAGAAGGCGACAATCGGGTTCTATTTCTTGCCAAACAATGAACATTTCTACTGTCTAATGGAAGAGATAGACCACTTTATCAACCCTTAA